In Spodoptera frugiperda isolate SF20-4 chromosome 28, AGI-APGP_CSIRO_Sfru_2.0, whole genome shotgun sequence, one genomic interval encodes:
- the LOC118265114 gene encoding uncharacterized protein LOC118265114, giving the protein MDALQPTRTLCIFALFLIICAASAHSVPKHDHVEDERIEVYDGVFVNIPKDNSTGRMLSIDVDTEVAEGRGKKKNMMQKIIPMFILPFILQSSLMPLVLGMLKFMLIKSFLVGKLALTLIMINAFKNHNSFKGRDAEAASEHYGYHENGLEPIATYLN; this is encoded by the exons ATGGACGCACTACAACCAACGCGGACTCTGTGTATTTTCGcgctatttttaattatctgtGCAGCGTCTGCGCACAGTGTACCAAAACATGACCATGTGGAAGATGAAAGAATTGAAGTATACGATGGTGTTTTTGTGAATATACCCAAGGACAATAGCACCGGGAGGATGTTGTCTATTGATGTGGATACTGAAGTGGCTGAAG GTCGAGGTAAGAAGAAAAACATGATGCAGAAAATTATACCGATGTTCATCCTGCCGTTTATCCTGCAATCATCCCTCATGCCACTGGTCCTAGGCATGCTCAAGTTTATGCTCATCAAATCATTCCTTGTCGGAAAATTAGCTCTCACGCTAATTATGATCAATGcatttaaaaatcataattcCTTCAAAGGACGAGATGCGGAAGCAGCCAGTGAACATTACGGTTACCACGAAAATGGACTAGAACCTATTGCGACGTATTTAAATTGA